The proteins below are encoded in one region of Scleropages formosus chromosome 19, fSclFor1.1, whole genome shotgun sequence:
- the LOC108939395 gene encoding specifically androgen-regulated gene protein, which yields MPKSDTWPGGMAMDSVSSVDSAGSCDSVISISSTFSESSLEHLSAEERACLMFLEETIESLEAEDDSGLSSDEPKRSSVLLPYPSNQRSKQDDMLKPPLDSREMKEKETGVSFDNIAPAPLVLVDSGQNVPIDKLDAIPVPPAFASTVHLSQDKVDTASMPKTSAGTQTNHTPQTIPSEMNIVLIPPPSDFQDEPAAQTEQHITRQPKVKIDLEQFCKRASVKKASVATSETKAKPLPTDQASQGSSLPPPLEVHVAHHRDLTEPRTSPPAVAPKPKKLPPNIVMKTHKTSDSSGSSPVTSPNERVMMDPQKVRLEALRKLGLLKDAEVDSGSPTSPLHYPSSLRSREAHSPPSSPPVALLWPTWSPTSQEMSEPQSRPSPPSGHCGYPGTDVLTATVQLPIKLPEVKSASLERSDTANQVSSNSFHGSSTADAASHSFISPKPRPASLGNRQDFIVIQGDAPLPSPATKALELGDVGKSAAPTPPAQILVSHKLPRSQGVSVLISPRGENGGNRREALRKLGLLKE from the exons GCATGCCTCATGTTCTTAGAGGAGACCATTGAGTCGCTGGAGGCAGAGGATGACAGCGGCCTTTCCAGTGATGAGCCCAAGCGCTCATCAGTACTCCTCCCTTATCCATCCAACCAAAGGAGCAAACAGGATG ATATGCTGAAACCTCCACTGGACAGTcgggaaatgaaagaaaaagaaactgggGTGTCGTTCGACAACATTGCGCCAGCACCCCTGGTCCTGGTAGACAGTGGACAGAATGTTCCGATTGACAAATTGGATGCAATACCTGTACCACCTGCCTTTGCCTCGACGGTGCACCTTTCACAGGACAAAGTGGACACAGCCAGCATGCCAAAAACCTCTGCAGGCACCCAGACCAACCATACTCCCCAGACCATCCCATCAGAGATGAACATAGTCCTCATTCCTCCTCCGTCAGACTTTCAGGATGAGCCAgcagcacagactgagcagcacATAACCAGGCAACCTAAGGTCAAGATTGATCTGGAACAGTTCTGTAAGAGAGCCTCCGTCAAGAAGGCTTCTGTCGCCACCTCCGAAACCAAGGCCAAGCCACTTCCAACTGACCAGGCCAGCCAGGGTAGTTCACTGCCTCCACCACTGGAGGTCCATGTAGCACATCACCGTGACCTGACTGAGCCCAGGACTAGCCCACCTGCTGTAGCCCCCAAACCAAAAAAGCTCCCTCCCAACATTGTGATGAAAACCCACAAAACGTCAGACTCGAGTGGCAGCTCTCCAGTCACCTCACCCAACGAGAGGGTCATGATGGACCCTCAGAAGGTAAGGCTGGAGGCATTGCGCAAGCTAGGCCTTCTGAAGGATGCTGAGGTGGACTCCGGCTCCCCCACTAGTCCTCTGCACTACCCCAGCTCCTTACGGTCTCGGGAGGCACATAGCCCACCTTCTAGTCCTCCAGTTGCCTTGCTATGGCCCACTTGGTCTCCCACCTCACAGGAAATGTCAGAGCCTCAGAGCAGGCCAAGCCCTCCAAGTGGGCATTGTGGATATCCAGGAACTGACGTCCTGACAGCAACTGTACAGCTACCTATCAAACTGCCAGAGGTGAAATCTGCATCCCTGGAGAGGTCGGACACCGCCAACCAGGTATCCAGTAACTCCTTTCATGGAAGCTCCACTGCTGATGCTGCCAGCCACTCGTTCATTAGCCCAAAGCCTCGTCCTGCATCCTTGGGCAACAGGCAGGATTTCATTGTCATCCAGGGAGATGCTCCCTTGCCAAGCCCTGCCACAAAGGCTCTTGAATTGGGGGACGTGGGAAAATCTGCGGCCCCGACCCCTCCCGCACAGATCTTAGTATCCCACAAGCTCCCGCGCTCCCAGGGCGTCAGTGTGCTGATCAGCCCCCGTGGGGAAAATGGTGGGAACCGACGGGAGGCTCTGAGGAAGCTGGGCCTACTGAAGGAGTAA